In the Paenibacillus sp. FSL R7-0337 genome, AACCCTTCCGGCTTGCGGATATGACCCTGATTCACGCGGGCTCCCCCTAACAGATAGTATGTAAACAATCTTGCACAGAATAAGAATATAATCCATCACTTCCCGCATTTCGTCAATTGGAACCTTCCCGGCCAGGGGCTAGAGTAGAACTATCAAGTCAAGGGAGGCAGTGAAGGCATGAAGCATACAGGTAGCGGTAAGATGCCGGAGGCAGGCGGGGGGAACACAGACTTCGCTGGCAATGGGGACAACACGTATAATGCGGGCAACGCGGACAACGCGGACCGGGTGCAGGTACGGGAGACCTGTGTGATTATACCAACCTATGAAGCGGGGGCTGCTGATCCAAATCCTATGTTTCTGGAGAAAAGAGTCTATCAGGGGAGCTCGGGGCGTGTATACCCTCATCCCGTGATCGAGAGCATCTCGGATGTGAAGCAGGATAGGGTGTACAAGCTGATTATTCTGGAGAATGAATATCTGCGCATAGAGATCATGCCGGAGCTTGGAGGGCGGATCTACCGGGCGCTGGACAAGACGAATAACTATGATTTTGTCTACTATAACCGCGTAATCAAGCCTGCGCTGGTCGGCCTTGCGGGTCCCTGGATCTCCGGGGGCATTGAGTTCAACTGGCCGCAGCATCACCGCCCGAATACGTTCGGGCCCGTAGAATATAAGCTTGAGGCTGCTCTGGATGGGAGCGCTGCCGTATGGGTGAGCGAGATTGACCGGATGTACGGGACGAAGGTTACCGCTGCATTCAGACTCTATCCAGGGAGAGCCTATTTGGAGGCCCGGGCCCAGTGCTATAACCGGACGCCGCAGGCGCAGACCTTCCTCTGGTGGGCCAATCCGGCGGTTGCGGTCAATGATCAGACGCAGTCTGTTTTTCCGCCTGATGTTACAGCCGTCTTCGACCATGGAAAAAGGGATGTATCACGGTTCCCTATTGCGACCGGTACCTACTACAAACAGGATTATTCGGAAGGCGTGGACATCTCCCGCTACAAGAATATTCCGGTTCCGACCTCTTATATGGCCTATAAGTCGGATTATAATTTCGTCGGCGGATATGATCACGGCGTCCAGGCGGGGCTGCTGCATGTGGCTGATCATCATATCTCACCGGGAAAGAAGCAATGGACCTGGGGGAACGGGGAGTTCGGTCAGGCCTGGGACCGCCAGCTGACCGATGAAGACGGGCCTTATATTGAACTCATGACGGGCGTGTACACCGATAATCAGCCTGACTTCACCTGGCTGCAGCCGTATGAGGAGAAGAGCTTCATCCAGTATTTCATGCCGTATAAAGGCATCGGTCTGGTGAAAAATGCCTCGGTAGACGCTGCGGTCAATCTGGAAGTTGATGCGGTATCAGCTCAGGCGGTGGTGAAGGTATACGTGACCTCACAGCTTGCACAGGCTGTTATCCGCTTAAGCGGTGCCGCTGGCGAGTATCTGCGGGAGACTGCAGATTTGTCCCCGGCAGAGGCTATAGAGCGTACGGTCATACTGCACCATGGAGAGCAGGAGCATAACCTCAAGCTGACGGTCCATAGTGCAGAGGGCAGGCTGCTGGTCGCCTATCAGCCGAAGCGGCCGGAGATCGAGCGCATCCCCGAGGCGGCGAAGCCGCTGGCAGCGCCGGAAGAGCTGCGTTCAACAGAGGAGCTATATCTGGCCGGCCTGCATCTGGAGCAGTACCGGCATGCCACCTTTGAGCCGGAGGCCTATTATCTGGAGGGGCTTAAGCGGGACTGCGGGGATATCCGGCTGAATGTAGCGTATGGAACGCTGCTGCTCCGCCGCGGGCAATATGCGCAGAGTGAGCCTTTGTTCCGCCGCGCCATTGAACGTCTGACCTCGCGTAATCCTAACCCGTATGACAGCGAAGCCTATTACCAGTTGGGGGTTGCCCTGCGCGGCCAGAACCGTCTGGATGAGGCTTTTGCCGCTTATTACAAGGCGGTATGGTCGGCAGCCTGGCAGGATGCGGGGTATTTCTCACTTGCTCAGATTGCCTGCCAGCGGGGCCGGTATACCGAGTCGCTGGAGCTGGTGGAGCGTTCGCTGATCGGCAATGCGCGTAATTATAAGGCGAGGAACCTTAAGTCTGCTCTCCTGCGCAGACTTGGCCGGCCGCAGCAGGCGAGAGGATTCGCCAGTGAGACTGTGCAGCTTGATCCTGCTGATTTTGGCGCCTATAACGAACTTGTCCTGGCTCTTGCAGCACTGGATGACCCTGCTGCGGCAGAAGAGGCGCTGATAGAATTAGAGCGGCTTATGCGTGGTGACGCACACAACTACCTTAATCTTATGGCGGATTATATAGGCTGCGGACTGTATGCGGAAGCTCTTGCTGTAGGAGAGAGAGGGGCCCAGCGGGGCAGATCCGACCCTCAATCTGAACCCGGACTAGAATTAGAATCCGAATCGGTCTATCCAATGCTGCATTATGCCCTTGGCGAATGTTATGAACGTACGGGACAAGGCGAGCAGGCACGGGAGGCCCGTAGCAAGGGGCAAGCGGCCTGTCCGCTGCACTGCTTCCCGAACACGCTGTCCGAGCTTGACTGGCTGTTAAGCGCCATTCGGGCGAATCCCCTGGATGATAAGGCCCACTACTATCTCGGCAATCTCTATTATGACAAGAAGCGGCCGGAGGAAGCGGCGGCGAGCTGGGAACGTTCGCGTGAACTGAGAGGGGATTTCGCCATCGTTCACCGCAATTTGGCCCTGGCCTATTACAACAAGCAGAATAATCCTGAGGCGGCGCTTGCTTCACTGGAGCAGGCCTTCGCCTGTGCGCCGCAGGATGCGCGGATTCTGTATGAGCTGGATCAGCTGCGCAAGAAGCTCGCCTGGTCTGCCGGGGAACGACTGGGTCATCTAGAGGCACAGTGCAATTTGGTGGCGCAGCGGGATGATCTGTATATCGAATATGTTACGCTGCTTAACCAGCTTGAGCGCTATGACGAAGCGGTTAGGGCATTAAGCTCGCGTAACTTCCATCCCTGGGAGGGAGGAGAGGGTAAGGTGACCGGGCAATACCAATTCGCCCACAGCGGCCTTGGCAGACAGGCGCTGGATATCGGGCAATTTGAAGCTGCGCTTGAGCATTTCCGGCTGGCCCTGGCCTATCCGCATAATCTGGGCGAAGGGAGGCTGGAAGGGGCGCAGGAGAATAATATTCATTATGCTCTTGGCCGGGTATACGAAGGGCTTCAGCAGGAAGAAGAGGCTGAGCGCTGCTACAGGGCGGCCTCACAAGGTCTGTCGGAGCCGGCAAGTGCAGTGTTCTACAATGACCAGCCGCCGGAGATGATTTTCTACCAGGGGCTGGCCTGGCTGAGGCTTCAGGAGCCGATGGAGGCGAAACGCCGCTTCAATCGATTGATTGATTATGCCGAGCGTCATCTCTTCGACGATATCAAGCTGGATTATTTCGCTGTGTCGCTGCCGGATTTCCTGGTGTTTGAGGATGACCTTAACCGGCGCAATGTCATTCATTGCCGCTATATGCGGGGCCTCGGGCTTCTCGGGCTGGGCCGGTATGAAGCAGCGGTATCAGAGCTGGATCTAGCCCTTGACCTGGACCCTAATCATCAGGGAGCCGGGGTTCACAGACGGATGGCCGGCAGTGCCCTGAACCGGGGACAATTCTAAGCAGATGGGGGACAATATAATATGCATACAACAGGACGGCATACGATTATTCTGGACGAAGACTGGTGTTTTCAGGCGGACACAGCAGGTATAGGGGAGCATGAGGAATGGCAGATTACAGGCTTGCCAGCCCCAAGGAAGGTTGCGGTTCCGCATACCTGGAATGTGGAGGAAGGTCTGGAGGAGCACCGGGGGGCCGGGTGGTATGAGTATAGCATCAGTATTCCTGAGGCGTGGAGCAGCAGCCGGTTCCGCCTGCATTTTGAAGCCGTCTACCGTGATGTGGTAGTCTGGGTCAATGGCCGCAAGGCTGGTTCGCATGTCAACTCAGGGTATACTGCCTTTGAGCTGGAGGTGACTGCGCATATTCTGCATGGCAAGGAGAACCGGATTACGGTAAAAGCGGATAATTCCCCGTCCGCTCAGGCGCTTCCGCAAGACTTAAGCTTCGACTGGGCGGATGATGGAGGGATCATCCGGCCTGTACAGCTTATAGTGACCGGGCAAACGGCCGTCAAGCATATCCGCGTCTTCCCGGAAGTCCGGTTTGGATCCGGGCACCAGCAGGCGTCCGGCCGGTTGCTGGCAGAAGTGCAGCTATGCGGACCCTCTGCTTCAGCAACAATAGGGGCCACTATTTTCAAGGACGGAGCACAAATCTGGGAGGATCACCGCCCCCTGCCTCCGCAATGCGCGAACTGGCAACTTGCAGAGATGGAGTGGTTACCGGTAGAGCTGTGGCATTTCGATCACCCGCACCTCTACCAGCTTCAGCTCACTATCCATGAGGGCGGACAGCTTCATGACGAGGTAACCGTCAATTTCGGGTTCCGCGAGATTGTGGTCAAAGGGCAAGAGCTATGGCTGAACCGCGAGCCTGTCCGCCTGATGGGCGCAGAATGGATGCCGGGTTCTAACCCTGTGGTTGGCATGGCCGAGAAGCGGGAGGATCTCAGCGCGATGCTGGAGCGGCTGAAGGAGGCGAATGCTGTGATCACGCGCTTCCACTGGCAGCAGGGCAATGAGCTGCTGGACTGGTGTGACCACAACGGCATTCTTGTGCAGGAGGAAATCCCGCATTGGCAGCAGCCGGCGGAGCCGGATCAGCACACGTTCGCGGTAGCCTTATCCCAGGCGAAGGAGATGATCCGCGGCCATTCCCATCATCCGTGTATCTTCGCCTGGGGAATGGGGAATGAGCTGGACGGGCAGTCGGAGACTACCCTCCGGTACATGGAGCAGCTGAAGCAGGAGATCAATAAGCTGGATTCACAGCGGCTGATTAACTATGTGAGCAACACGGTCCACCTGCAGCCGTGTAGTGATGCTACGGGAGCCGGGGATCTGTTGATGTGGAATGACTATATCGGAACCTGGCACGGCGAGCTGGATGAGGATGAGGTTATCCGGCAGATTCTGGCCGATTACCCGGATAAGCCGGTGGTGGTGGCTGAATATGGCCTATGCGAGCCGGTCTACGAAGGCGGAGACCCTAGAAGAACAGAGATCCTTATGCACAAAACAGAGCTATACCGCAAGTATCCCCAGTTTGCAGCCCTGATCTTTTTCAGTCTGAATGATTACCGCACGCAAATGGGAGAAGACGGGCAGGGAAGATGGAAGCAGCGGGTTCATGGTTCGGTGGATGTGCATAACCGGGTGAAGCCCTCTTTTGCCGCATTGCGTGAGATAGCTTCACCGCTCCTGCTCGCAGATGCCCCTGTGCTGAAGGAACGTGAGCTTGAAATTACCCTGAAATGCCGGAAGTATATTCCCAGTTATGCTGTGCAGGGTTATTATGTAACACTGTCTACAGATGGCGTGGAAGGAGCGACACAGGTGATTCCTGATATGCAGCCGGGAGAGGTCCTCACCCTAAGCCACAAGCTGCCTGATGCTCCTGTAACGGAGTTGACACTAACGGTCTATCGTCCGAACGGCTTCAGCGTGCTGGAGCTGGGATTGGGACAGTAGTTGACCCGGTAATACAACCAAATCCTAAGGAGTGAAAAGAATGGATACAGTGCTGAGCAGGCTGCCGCGCAAGCTTACCCTAACCATGTGGGATTTCTCCTGGTATACGATGACCTTGCCGGGCGAGCCTTATCATGATCTGGCGGCAAGATGCAGGGAAGCAGCGGACAGAGGGTACAACACCATCCGGATCTGTGCGATGCCGTTCCTGTTGTTCACGGAGGAAGGCAAACGCCCCGGACCGCTGTACTTCGGCAGTCTGGGGGAAGTAGGTCAACGTACCCGCTGGTACAACTGCCGCGGCGGTGCCGAGCTGGACGGGCATGCGCATCTGCTGGAGCTGTTCAGACAGGCCAAGGCGCACGGACTCTATATTATGCTGTCTTCCTGGGAATATCAGCAGAGCCCCAGCTTCCTGGCTTATCCCGCGCTGCGGGATGAGCTGGCTGCAATTGCTCCCGCAGAGCGGTTCATGACCCTGGCCCGGTCGATGAACCAGCTAATCAGGTACATTAAGGCGGAGGGTTTTGCCAGTCAGATTGTCTATGCCGAGCTGCATAATGAAGTCGAATTCGGACAGCTTACCGCTGTGGGCACAGAGCAGGGAATCGGCGCAGCGGATACGCCCAGGCTGGTGGAGGCCATGCAGCCTTATATTGAGGCAGCTGTAGGGTATCTTCGGGAACAGCATCCCGATATTCTAATCACGGCCAGCTATACGCTGAACGAAGCTTATCCGAAGGCATATGTAGCCCGTAATTTGCAGGTGGCCCACTATCATCTCTATATTAAAGGCGTGCTGAATGAGCTTATGGACGCGGCGGGGTTGAATGATGATGAGGTGCCTTTTCCAAATGCCTTTGTCCGGTCTATGCTGAGGGAAGAGGCCCCGCCCTTCGGGGAATGGACCCTGCCCGCAGGGCAGGAGTGGCGGATGGAGGGCAATCCGGTGGGGATGAAGCTGATCTATCTGCATGACTGGGCCGACCCTGATCTATGGGATCTCTATCTGTATGACCGTTACGGAGCCCACAAGCTGGCGATGCTGCAAAAAGCGGACATGCGCCTGGAAGAAGCGCAGGAATGGGCTGCACATTCGGGCCTGCCGGTGGTGATCGGCGAAGGCTATGTCGGCTATACCCCGCTGCTTGCAGGCTTCGAGGAGGGGCCGGTCGGGAAGTTCATTGCCGAGTATGCGCTACGTAAGGGGATGGCCCTGGGCTTCTGGGGCATGACGCTGTGCTCCAACTGTGCGCCGCATCATCCGTTCTGGCAGGATGCGGCTTGGCAGCAGCGGTGGAACCGCTACATTCTTGAAGCGGAGTAGAGGAGTAGCAGAATAGCAGAGTAGCAGAATAGCAGCAGACAGTGCGGTAGCCCGCCAACTTGTTATGCTGCGTCCCTCCGGGCGGACAGCCGCTGGAAGCAGAATGGGCTCCGTGTTATATTGGGTGTACTTAGTGGTGAGCAGGAGGGATGCAGCATGGGAGAGCCGTCCGGCGGGGAAGCCGCTGATGCTCCATACTCTATAGGTCTGAAGCGGATATACGAGCCTGCGGACTCCGGAGACGGATACCGGATTCTGGTGGACCGGCTGTGGGCGCGCGGAGTGACGAAGGAGCAGGCGGCCATTGACGAGTGGATGAAGGAGATCGCGCCAAGCCCGGCGCTGCGCAAGTGGTTCGGGCATCTGCCGGAGCGGTTCGCGGCATTCAAGGAACGGTATACTATGGAGCTGGAGGAGAATCCGGAATGCGCGGGGCTTGCGGAAGCGATCCGGGAGCGGGCGCTTGAACAGAGGGTCACGCTGGTCTATGCCGCGAAGGACCCGGTCCATAACCATGCGAAGGTACTCTATGAATGGCTGATCTGCGGTTAAAAAAGCACACGGGCCTCCTCCGAATGAATATCCGTTCGGCAGGCGGCCCGTGTGCTTTTAGCTGAACAATCTACGCGTTGCTTAGCTGCAGCGCCGGTCCGAAGAACTCATAATGAATCTGAGCCTCGGTCATTCCGAGCTTCCGCAGTTCACCAATCATGGCTTCCATAAAAGGAACAGGCCCGCACACGTAAGCATCTCCGGTAACATCTACATAACTCTTTAGAATTTCGCCGGTAATCACGCCATCCGGTCCGCCGGAGTAGAAGGTTCTGGTCTTGACGTTGCTCAGCGCCGCCGCATGTTTCTCAATATCTTTACCGAAGGCAGCAAGCGATTCGTTCCGTGCAGAGTGGAGGAAGACAACCGGCCGGTCCGGTGTTACATTAGCCACGGTCTCGAGCATGCTCATCATAGGGGTGATGCCTACGCCGCCTGAGATAAAGGCTACTGGGGTAGTTATAGAAGTATCCAGCAGGAACTCACCGGCAGGAGCGCTCACCTCAACGGTATCGCCCTCATTCACTCCGTTATGAAGATAGACAGATACCACGCCATTCGGGTCATTCGTCTCCTCGCGTTTCACCGAGATGCGGAACTCATCCGGCTTCGGCGCTTGGGACAGGCTGTATTGGCGGATCATGGTGTATTGCTCTCCAGGAATCAGCACACGGACAGAGATGTACTGGCCCGGCTTATAGTCTGGTACATTCGAGCCGTCGGCCGGTTTCAGATAGAACGATGTAATGCTGCCGCTCTCCTCAACCTTACGCACCACGGTAAAAGGCTTAAAGAAGTTCCAGCCGTTGTCCTGTTCCCGCGCTTCCTTGTACATGCTGTCTTCCACACCGATGAATGCATCAGCAATCACTCCGTACGCGGCTTCCCAGGCACTCAGGATCTCATCCGTAGCGGCATCGCCCAGCACCTCCTTGATGGCCTTCAGCAGGAATTCTCCGACGATCGGGTAATGCTCCGGCTTGATACCGAGACTGACATGCTTGTGTGCGATCTGAACCACCGCCGGCAGTATATTCTCAAGGTTGTCTATGTGGACTGCCGCTGCGTAGACCGCATTGGCCAGTGCTGCCTGCTGGCGGCCTTGCGCCTGGTTGGCGTGGTTGAACACATTCAGCAGCTCCGGGTGGGCCTCGAACAGATTCCGGTAGAACACCGTTGTAATGGTGGTGCCGTGCTCCGCCAGGACTGGCGCTGTGGATTTGACAATGTCACGAGTCTCTTGTGTTAAAATATTGATCATCCCCTCTCCATATAGTACAAAATTAATATATACGGTTTTGAAGAGAAAAGATATATTTAAAATACCACTTTAACAAATTAGACAAAGAATATGATAAACTTTGCAATAAATATCACTTACATTAAGCTGAGTTAAATAGAACGGAGCATGACTATGAGGCTGACGTTATATACCGATTATTCCCTGCGAATCCTCATGTATCTAGGAGCCAAGCAGCGGGAGGAGTTAACTACAATACAGGATATCTCTAGTGCCTACGGTATCTCCAAGAATCATCTGATGAAGGTCTCGCATGAACTCGGCAAGGCGGGTTATCTCGAAACAGTGAGAGGGCGCGGGGGAGGGATCAGGCTTGCGCTTGCGCCGGAGATGATCAATATCGGGGAGGTTGTGCGCCGGATGGAGGATGATTTCTATCTCGTGGAGTGCTTCAATCCCACAGGCGGCAGCTGCCCGATCTCTCCGGTGTGCAGACTCAAAGGCGTGCTGGGCAAGGCTCTGCACGCCTATCTGAAGGTGCTGGATGAGTATACGCTCGAGGATCTGCTGATGAATAGAGATGATCTGCGTGCTATTCTGCAGGAGAGCGGCAATGGAGAGGAGCTTCACAATGAAACTAATTAAAAATATTCTACTGGTATCTGTTCTAACCCTGTCTTCTGTGATCTTGGTTACTATTCCAACTCTCGTGGTTTATGCAGATCAAGCGGTAAAAGTGATTTCAATATCGGTCGCAAGTCCGTCAAACGCATTGAAACCAAAACAGACATTTCAATTAAAGCCAAACGTAGTTACTTCACCCAAAGGTACAAATGTAAAGATTACATACTCTTCAACCAATACTAAGGTAGCAACGGTAAATGTGAGCGGTTTAGTAACGGCTGTCAATCCAGGAAAAGCAATCATATATACAAGCTCAGGCGGCAAAAGCACATATGCAGTAATCAATGTAGCTTCTAAGACAGTAAGTCTCAGTACAGGGCTGTGGGTAGAAAAGAAGGACATTAAAAATTCAGAAGAACAGCTGTTAACTGATGGTGCTATTTATTTCGAACTGAAAAGCTTCAAAAATAATATGCTGACCGGACATTTTTTCTCTATTAGTTCCCCTCCATCCAATCGGATAGCTGATGTTGAGATCAGAACAGAAATTAAGAATGGCAAAGGGGTTTTCTCCTACACTGATGATGGTTGGGGAAACAGCGGAAAAGGAACTGTAGAAATCAAAGGGGACAATCTTTTGTTCGGTTTCAAAGAGACCAAATCAGACAGCAGCGCAATGTGGAATCTCGGACCATTCAGCGTCACATTATATAAATCTAACAGCGGTTCGAACGTGGGGGTATCAGGATAAATTAACTTATCATCTGGTCAAATATGATGACAAGAAAATTATTGGTTTAAGCAGCCGGGGCCCGTAGGAATAAGACTCCGGCCGCATATAGAAAAACACACGGACTCCAACCGGAACATTCAGATCCGCTATGCAGTCCGTGTGTTTTGTGTACCCTTCTATTCAGGGCGGCATTACGGCTCCTGGAACAGCAGCCGCTCTTCATCCCGGCTGTGAATAGCATTCACTACCAGCAGCGCATGGAACTGGTGCAGCACCTCTGAGGTGAGGCCGTCTTCGGCGAGCATACTTTTGACATCCTGCACGATGATCCGCAGCAGCTCATGATCCCGCTTCAGCCGGGTAACGGCTTCTTCCAGAGCGGGATTCTTCGCAATCATCTCCTGATAGAAGCCGTCTTCTTCCGCATCAGCATGGCTGAGTATCCGCGTCTCCCAGTACTCAATCAAGTGGTCAGCCGCCTGGCGGGCCACCTCCACTTCTTTAAGCGCCAGCAGTTCTTCCACTTCTTCTGTCTTGGCTACAGCGCCGGATAGCCCGCCCTGATGTATGGCATGATGGGCATGCAGCTGGCGTAGTGAGGGTCCTGACATTATTCTTCATCCTCCCGTAGTATAACTATCTCAGACGTATCTACTGGTCAGTATAGCATAGAGTGCTGCCATGGAATTCCCGCTAGGAACTTCCCCCGAATATAAAGAGGGAAGTCCCTAATGGAACTCCGGGCCCGGCGGTGCAGCGCAGAATCAGAGCTTTTCTCCTCAGGGGGAAAGGCTTTTTTGCTGCGGGATGAGATCAAGGGAATTCCCGAGGTTCAATAGGTGTTTCCCTAATGGGAAGCACGGCCGGGGAGATCCATAATGAGATTAATTGAATAGATTCGTACAAAGGAGTGTTCTGGACAGATGAAGAAGAAATTCGGCCTTAACTTTTTTAAGCCGGTGGAGAGCTATTCCGGGAACTGGTCCATTCTTGAAGAGAAAAATAGAGATTGGGAGAACATGTACCGCCAGCGCTGGTCTCACGATAAAGTAGTCCGCACCACCCATGGCGTGAACTGTACAGGCTCCTGCAGCTGGAAGGTGTTCGTGAAGAACGGGATTATCACCTGGGAGAACCAGCAGATTGATTATCCGTCCTGCGGACCGGATATGCCGGAGTTCGAGCCGCGCGGCTGTCCGCGCGGAGCTACCTTCTCCTGGTATGAATACAGCCCGCTGCGCGTGAAGTATCCGTATATCAGAGGCAAGCTATGGCGGCTGTGGCAGACGGCGCTCCAGGAGCATGACAATTATGTCGATGCCTGGGCCAGCATTGTAGAAGATCCTGAGAAGGCCAGCCAGTATAAGAAGGCACGCGGCAAGGGCGGCCATGTCCGGGTGGCCTGGGATGATGCACTGCGGCTAATCGCAGCGCAGCTGATCTATACGATCCGTAAATACGGTCCTGACCGGATCGCCGGATTCACCCCGATTCCGGCCATGTCGATGGTCAGCTATGCTTCAGGGGCGCGGTTCATCTCCCTTCTGGGCGGTCAGATGCTGAGCTTCTATGACTGGTATGCCGATCTTCCTCCGGCTTCGCCGCAGATCTGGGGCGAGCAGACGGATGTCCCGGAATCCTCGGACTGGTACAATGCCGGGTACCTGATGATGTGGGGCTCGAACGTACCGCTGACCCGGACGCCGGATGCCCACTTCATGACTGAAGTGCGCTACAAAGGCACGAAGGTCGTATCGGTCGCCCCGGATCTTGCTGAGAACGTGAAGTTCGCCGACAATTGGCTGGCTCCGAACCCCGGCTCGGATGCGGCGCTTGCCCAGGCGATGACGCATGTCATCCTGCAGGAGTTCTACCAGGAACGCCAGGAGCCGATGTTCCTGAATTATGCGAAGCAATATACGGATATGCCGTTCCTGATTCTGCTTGATCCGCATGAGGACAGCCTGAAGGGCGGACGCTTCCTGCGGGCCAGTGATCTGGGCGATGCTTCCCCGCACTCGGACTGGAAGCCGGTAATCTTCGATGAAGCAACTGGCGAGATGATCGTGCCGAACGGGACAATGGGACAGCGCTGGGAGGAAGGCAAGAAGTGGAACCTGATTCTGGAGCGGGAGGACGGCAGCAAGGTGGAGCCGGCTCTGACCATCGAAGGGCACGGGGAAGAATGGACAGAGATTGTGTTCCCTTACTTCGACAATGCCGGTAATGGCACCTTCAGCCGGATCATTCCGGCCCGGAAGATGAAGCTTGCGGACGGCACGGAACGTTATGTCGCCACCGTATACGACCTGATGATGAGCCAGTACGGCATTAAGCGCAGAGACAGTCTGCTGAACGCTAAGGGGTATGAGGATGAATTGTCCCATTACACTCCGGCCTGGCAAGAGAAGATTACTACAGTAAAAGCAAGCGTGGTCGTGCAGATTGCCCGCGAGTTCGCCCAGAACTCCATTGAGACCGGCGGACGCTCCATGATTATCATGGGCGCAGGCATCAACCACTGGTTCAACAGCGATACCATCTATCGTTCAATTCTGAATCTGGTGGTGCTGACTGCATCCCAAGGCGTCAACGGTGGCGGCTGGGCGCATTATGTCGGCCAGGAGAAATGCCGTCCGATTGAAGGCTGGTCCACCATTGCCTTCGCCAAGGACTGGCAGGGCCCGGCGCGGCTGCAGAATGCAACCTCATTCTTCTATTTTGCTACCGAGCAGTGGCGTTATGAGGAGAGCGGCA is a window encoding:
- a CDS encoding DUF488 domain-containing protein, whose translation is MGEPSGGEAADAPYSIGLKRIYEPADSGDGYRILVDRLWARGVTKEQAAIDEWMKEIAPSPALRKWFGHLPERFAAFKERYTMELEENPECAGLAEAIRERALEQRVTLVYAAKDPVHNHAKVLYEWLICG
- a CDS encoding cellulase-like family protein, which encodes MDTVLSRLPRKLTLTMWDFSWYTMTLPGEPYHDLAARCREAADRGYNTIRICAMPFLLFTEEGKRPGPLYFGSLGEVGQRTRWYNCRGGAELDGHAHLLELFRQAKAHGLYIMLSSWEYQQSPSFLAYPALRDELAAIAPAERFMTLARSMNQLIRYIKAEGFASQIVYAELHNEVEFGQLTAVGTEQGIGAADTPRLVEAMQPYIEAAVGYLREQHPDILITASYTLNEAYPKAYVARNLQVAHYHLYIKGVLNELMDAAGLNDDEVPFPNAFVRSMLREEAPPFGEWTLPAGQEWRMEGNPVGMKLIYLHDWADPDLWDLYLYDRYGAHKLAMLQKADMRLEEAQEWAAHSGLPVVIGEGYVGYTPLLAGFEEGPVGKFIAEYALRKGMALGFWGMTLCSNCAPHHPFWQDAAWQQRWNRYILEAE
- the hmpA gene encoding NO-inducible flavohemoprotein, producing MLTQETRDIVKSTAPVLAEHGTTITTVFYRNLFEAHPELLNVFNHANQAQGRQQAALANAVYAAAVHIDNLENILPAVVQIAHKHVSLGIKPEHYPIVGEFLLKAIKEVLGDAATDEILSAWEAAYGVIADAFIGVEDSMYKEAREQDNGWNFFKPFTVVRKVEESGSITSFYLKPADGSNVPDYKPGQYISVRVLIPGEQYTMIRQYSLSQAPKPDEFRISVKREETNDPNGVVSVYLHNGVNEGDTVEVSAPAGEFLLDTSITTPVAFISGGVGITPMMSMLETVANVTPDRPVVFLHSARNESLAAFGKDIEKHAAALSNVKTRTFYSGGPDGVITGEILKSYVDVTGDAYVCGPVPFMEAMIGELRKLGMTEAQIHYEFFGPALQLSNA
- a CDS encoding DUF5107 domain-containing protein, with protein sequence MKHTGSGKMPEAGGGNTDFAGNGDNTYNAGNADNADRVQVRETCVIIPTYEAGAADPNPMFLEKRVYQGSSGRVYPHPVIESISDVKQDRVYKLIILENEYLRIEIMPELGGRIYRALDKTNNYDFVYYNRVIKPALVGLAGPWISGGIEFNWPQHHRPNTFGPVEYKLEAALDGSAAVWVSEIDRMYGTKVTAAFRLYPGRAYLEARAQCYNRTPQAQTFLWWANPAVAVNDQTQSVFPPDVTAVFDHGKRDVSRFPIATGTYYKQDYSEGVDISRYKNIPVPTSYMAYKSDYNFVGGYDHGVQAGLLHVADHHISPGKKQWTWGNGEFGQAWDRQLTDEDGPYIELMTGVYTDNQPDFTWLQPYEEKSFIQYFMPYKGIGLVKNASVDAAVNLEVDAVSAQAVVKVYVTSQLAQAVIRLSGAAGEYLRETADLSPAEAIERTVILHHGEQEHNLKLTVHSAEGRLLVAYQPKRPEIERIPEAAKPLAAPEELRSTEELYLAGLHLEQYRHATFEPEAYYLEGLKRDCGDIRLNVAYGTLLLRRGQYAQSEPLFRRAIERLTSRNPNPYDSEAYYQLGVALRGQNRLDEAFAAYYKAVWSAAWQDAGYFSLAQIACQRGRYTESLELVERSLIGNARNYKARNLKSALLRRLGRPQQARGFASETVQLDPADFGAYNELVLALAALDDPAAAEEALIELERLMRGDAHNYLNLMADYIGCGLYAEALAVGERGAQRGRSDPQSEPGLELESESVYPMLHYALGECYERTGQGEQAREARSKGQAACPLHCFPNTLSELDWLLSAIRANPLDDKAHYYLGNLYYDKKRPEEAAASWERSRELRGDFAIVHRNLALAYYNKQNNPEAALASLEQAFACAPQDARILYELDQLRKKLAWSAGERLGHLEAQCNLVAQRDDLYIEYVTLLNQLERYDEAVRALSSRNFHPWEGGEGKVTGQYQFAHSGLGRQALDIGQFEAALEHFRLALAYPHNLGEGRLEGAQENNIHYALGRVYEGLQQEEEAERCYRAASQGLSEPASAVFYNDQPPEMIFYQGLAWLRLQEPMEAKRRFNRLIDYAERHLFDDIKLDYFAVSLPDFLVFEDDLNRRNVIHCRYMRGLGLLGLGRYEAAVSELDLALDLDPNHQGAGVHRRMAGSALNRGQF
- a CDS encoding glycoside hydrolase family 2 translates to MHTTGRHTIILDEDWCFQADTAGIGEHEEWQITGLPAPRKVAVPHTWNVEEGLEEHRGAGWYEYSISIPEAWSSSRFRLHFEAVYRDVVVWVNGRKAGSHVNSGYTAFELEVTAHILHGKENRITVKADNSPSAQALPQDLSFDWADDGGIIRPVQLIVTGQTAVKHIRVFPEVRFGSGHQQASGRLLAEVQLCGPSASATIGATIFKDGAQIWEDHRPLPPQCANWQLAEMEWLPVELWHFDHPHLYQLQLTIHEGGQLHDEVTVNFGFREIVVKGQELWLNREPVRLMGAEWMPGSNPVVGMAEKREDLSAMLERLKEANAVITRFHWQQGNELLDWCDHNGILVQEEIPHWQQPAEPDQHTFAVALSQAKEMIRGHSHHPCIFAWGMGNELDGQSETTLRYMEQLKQEINKLDSQRLINYVSNTVHLQPCSDATGAGDLLMWNDYIGTWHGELDEDEVIRQILADYPDKPVVVAEYGLCEPVYEGGDPRRTEILMHKTELYRKYPQFAALIFFSLNDYRTQMGEDGQGRWKQRVHGSVDVHNRVKPSFAALREIASPLLLADAPVLKERELEITLKCRKYIPSYAVQGYYVTLSTDGVEGATQVIPDMQPGEVLTLSHKLPDAPVTELTLTVYRPNGFSVLELGLGQ